The following coding sequences lie in one Capnocytophaga stomatis genomic window:
- a CDS encoding efflux transporter outer membrane subunit: protein MNIFKIIGVTIATVLLTSCAARKNYERPQLVDSKLFRTENVSADSLSSAVVSWKDIFTDKVLQQYIGKALTENLDIRVALQNVASAQAYLKQSKSTFFPSATTSASYTRSTSSLNANPLQAERSYNNVWDLTVNASWEADIWGKLNAQKKASYASYLSSVSVHQAVQSEVVATLATAYYQLLMYDKQREILQETIKLRKASLETTQTLKGAGITTEVAVQQTQALLYNAQSQLITVNNAIWALENSIAVLLAENPQAIKRTKLEEQQFPTDFKQGYTLSLLENRPDVKRAEYNLINAFELHNVARAGFYPSLTLTARAGVTSTDIEQWFSVKSIFANFIAGLTQPLFNRRQIRTQYEVSGINKEIALLGFQKALLIAGKEVSDAMQNFTSQDEFIQIKQKEMESYQKATDYSKELFNSGMASYLEVITSEVNRLNAELSLANAQFMRMQYGIVLYKALGGGWR, encoded by the coding sequence ATGAATATATTTAAAATAATAGGAGTTACGATAGCTACTGTCCTGCTGACATCGTGTGCTGCCCGAAAAAACTATGAGCGACCACAGCTGGTAGATAGCAAATTGTTCCGTACTGAGAATGTTTCAGCAGATAGCCTCAGTTCGGCGGTGGTGTCGTGGAAGGATATTTTTACCGATAAAGTGTTACAGCAGTATATCGGCAAGGCTTTGACCGAAAATTTGGATATCAGAGTGGCATTACAGAATGTCGCTTCGGCACAAGCCTATTTAAAACAAAGCAAGAGTACCTTCTTTCCTTCGGCTACAACATCAGCAAGCTATACGCGTAGCACATCTTCACTCAATGCAAATCCATTGCAGGCGGAAAGAAGCTATAACAACGTATGGGATTTGACAGTAAATGCCTCTTGGGAAGCCGATATATGGGGAAAATTAAACGCTCAAAAGAAGGCGAGTTATGCCTCGTATCTGTCTTCCGTTTCAGTGCATCAGGCGGTACAGTCCGAAGTGGTGGCTACACTGGCAACAGCTTATTATCAACTGTTAATGTATGATAAGCAACGTGAAATATTACAGGAAACCATCAAGCTACGGAAAGCCAGTTTGGAAACTACTCAGACACTTAAAGGTGCAGGGATTACCACAGAAGTAGCTGTGCAACAAACTCAGGCACTTTTATACAATGCACAATCACAATTAATTACTGTAAACAATGCTATCTGGGCATTAGAAAATAGCATAGCAGTACTACTGGCAGAAAATCCACAAGCCATTAAACGTACAAAGCTGGAAGAACAACAGTTCCCTACTGACTTCAAGCAAGGATATACCCTTAGTTTACTTGAAAACCGACCCGATGTAAAGCGTGCAGAGTATAACCTTATCAATGCCTTTGAACTGCATAATGTAGCACGTGCAGGATTTTATCCGTCATTGACCCTTACAGCTCGTGCAGGGGTTACAAGTACTGATATTGAGCAATGGTTTTCAGTAAAGTCTATATTTGCGAATTTCATTGCAGGGCTTACACAACCTTTATTTAATCGCCGACAGATACGCACACAATATGAAGTAAGCGGAATTAATAAAGAGATTGCTTTATTAGGATTTCAAAAAGCATTACTCATCGCAGGGAAAGAAGTTTCAGATGCAATGCAAAATTTTACTTCACAAGATGAGTTTATACAGATAAAACAAAAAGAAATGGAGTCTTACCAAAAAGCGACAGACTATTCCAAAGAGTTATTTAATAGTGGAATGGCAAGTTATTTGGAGGTAATAACTTCGGAAGTTAATCGATTGAATGCTGAATTATCCCTTGCAAATGCTCAGTTTATGAGAATGCAGTATGGAATTGTGCTTTATAAGGCTTTGGGTGGTGGCTGGCGATGA
- a CDS encoding efflux RND transporter periplasmic adaptor subunit codes for MNRILFSVIVAGLFIACKENRQSAPQSVKSYPVITVSQGQATSYFSYPANIEGKVNSTIQAKVTGYITQVLVDEGQFVTKGQPLFRLETQTLNQTAQAAKASVEVAQVEVNKLIPLVEKNIVSTVQLETAKANLQKAQATYSEVMSNMNFATVKAPVSGVVGAIRHREGALVTAGNTMLTSVSDVGEVYAYFSMNEKEYLTFLEQVPGKTTAEKLKSFPKVKLILANGAIYPESGTVQAVTGQIDTSTGSIQFRATFPNPNGLLTNGNSGTIQIPQHSSEAIIIPEVAAFEQQGLVFVYKVEKDTIKQSVVKVRNRTANTMVVESGLKEGEVIVVQGINGLRSGMVIKPQPVQMDSIVKQIQPIF; via the coding sequence ATGAATAGAATATTATTTTCAGTAATTGTAGCTGGTTTATTTATAGCTTGTAAAGAAAACCGACAATCTGCACCACAGAGTGTAAAATCGTATCCTGTGATTACGGTTAGCCAAGGGCAGGCAACGTCCTATTTTTCATATCCTGCCAATATTGAAGGTAAGGTAAATAGTACCATACAAGCAAAAGTTACAGGCTATATCACTCAGGTTTTAGTTGATGAAGGGCAATTTGTAACCAAGGGGCAACCTCTTTTCAGGTTGGAGACGCAAACACTTAACCAAACGGCACAAGCTGCCAAAGCATCAGTGGAAGTAGCACAAGTAGAGGTAAACAAACTCATTCCATTAGTGGAAAAAAACATTGTAAGTACTGTACAGCTCGAAACAGCTAAGGCAAATTTACAAAAAGCCCAAGCCACTTATAGCGAAGTAATGTCCAATATGAATTTTGCTACGGTAAAGGCTCCTGTAAGTGGGGTAGTAGGAGCGATACGCCATAGAGAGGGAGCGTTGGTAACGGCAGGAAATACGATGCTTACCAGCGTTTCTGATGTGGGGGAAGTGTACGCCTACTTCTCTATGAACGAGAAAGAATACCTTACCTTTTTGGAACAAGTGCCAGGAAAAACCACAGCCGAGAAGCTCAAAAGTTTTCCGAAGGTAAAATTAATTTTAGCTAACGGGGCTATATATCCTGAAAGTGGCACTGTCCAAGCCGTTACAGGGCAAATCGATACTTCTACTGGGAGCATACAATTCAGGGCTACCTTCCCCAATCCTAATGGCTTATTAACCAATGGAAATAGTGGAACTATACAAATTCCGCAACATTCCAGCGAGGCTATCATTATTCCAGAAGTAGCTGCCTTTGAACAACAAGGATTGGTCTTTGTATATAAAGTTGAAAAAGATACCATAAAACAGTCAGTAGTGAAGGTACGCAACCGAACAGCTAATACAATGGTGGTAGAAAGCGGACTGAAAGAAGGTGAAGTTATCGTAGTGCAGGGTATCAATGGGCTTCGTTCAGGAATGGTCATCAAACCGCAACCTGTACAAATGGATAGCATTGTTAAGCAAATACAACCTATCTTTTAG
- a CDS encoding GbsR/MarR family transcriptional regulator, protein MIKNIDENLIQQLVNVYTNKGLSPIAAQILTYLRFDFSGKGVTFEQLQEALGVSKGSISLNLRTLIDKGFVIEFNKFNDRKRYFTQNSGYLPERLKSEIEKLEFEQQTIEKLADLFSKKETANPEILSTLQVHMALTRKITRILKESLAEL, encoded by the coding sequence ATGATAAAAAATATAGACGAAAATTTAATTCAGCAGTTGGTAAATGTGTACACGAATAAGGGGCTTTCGCCTATTGCTGCACAAATATTGACTTATCTCAGGTTTGATTTTAGTGGTAAAGGCGTAACTTTTGAGCAGTTGCAAGAGGCTTTGGGAGTGAGTAAAGGCTCTATTTCGCTTAATTTAAGAACTCTGATTGATAAAGGTTTTGTGATAGAGTTCAATAAATTCAATGACAGAAAGCGATACTTTACCCAAAACTCAGGATATCTTCCAGAAAGATTAAAATCAGAAATAGAAAAGCTTGAATTTGAACAGCAAACAATTGAAAAACTTGCTGATTTGTTCTCTAAAAAGGAAACAGCCAACCCTGAAATACTAAGCACGCTTCAAGTACATATGGCATTAACCCGCAAAATTACAAGGATATTAAAAGAAAGTTTAGCCGAGTTATAA
- a CDS encoding MBL fold metallo-hydrolase: MKITFLGTGTSQGIPVIGSNHPVGFSKNKKDRRLRTSAMISWENVNLVIDCGPDFRQQMLTNKVTHLEAILFTHEHADHTAGIDDIRPFVYQQGDMPIYALPRVISELERRFEYVFRTENRYLGAPSVIINEIESESFSLCGKTIIPIQVMHGELPVLGYRIENMAYITDAKTIQKNELDKLYDLDVLVLNCLREQVHPTHLNLQEALEIVEIVKPKRTFFTHISQTFGFHDEVSEKLPSNVFLAYDNLVIDIK, from the coding sequence TTGAAAATCACTTTTTTAGGAACAGGAACTTCGCAAGGAATTCCAGTTATAGGCAGTAATCATCCCGTAGGGTTTAGTAAAAATAAGAAAGACAGGCGTTTACGTACCTCTGCAATGATTTCTTGGGAAAATGTAAACCTCGTTATAGACTGTGGTCCTGATTTTCGCCAGCAAATGCTCACAAATAAGGTTACTCACCTTGAAGCTATTTTGTTTACCCACGAACACGCCGACCACACTGCGGGAATAGACGATATCCGCCCTTTTGTGTATCAGCAGGGAGATATGCCCATCTATGCACTGCCACGCGTAATTTCGGAACTTGAAAGGAGATTTGAATACGTGTTCAGAACTGAAAATCGTTATTTAGGAGCTCCGTCAGTAATCATCAATGAGATTGAAAGCGAGAGTTTTAGCCTTTGTGGAAAAACGATAATACCTATACAAGTGATGCACGGAGAGTTGCCTGTGCTGGGGTATCGAATTGAAAATATGGCTTATATTACCGATGCAAAAACTATTCAGAAAAACGAGTTGGATAAGTTATATGATTTAGATGTTTTGGTACTGAATTGTTTGCGAGAGCAGGTTCACCCTACTCACTTAAACTTACAAGAAGCTCTTGAAATTGTCGAAATTGTAAAACCTAAGCGGACTTTTTTTACCCACATAAGCCAAACGTTTGGGTTTCACGATGAAGTTTCAGAGAAGCTACCGTCCAACGTTTTTTTGGCGTATGATAATTTAGTGATTGATATTAAATAG
- a CDS encoding nicotinate-nucleotide adenylyltransferase, which translates to MSVIIQGDRDIPIEDVPSTLAKALRINLNENIYGTFAEIGAGQETVRHFFRAGAASGTIAKAMSAYDKEVSDAVYGVEKDGRYVTESRLKKMLDYEIKLIETRLTRKNHPNKVFFSYANTVTTIDFSKRKKGHGWVGIRFQTQPQGEYNEIIIHIRFHQNEARAQQETLGVLGVNLIYGAFYKTSKPEKILKYLYDHIDKDLIEIDMVNFSGPDFKDVDNRLISLQLIKNGMTEAVMFGPDGKNILPAEQLYKKNILTLRGSFRPVTKVNMDMYQKSLEMFLNENKVNPARTEVIFEITLSNLISGGELNEQDFMDRARLLCSLGQKVLISNFKEYYRVVEYFSNYTHSRMGLAMGVSNLIAIFDEKYYRHLSGGILEAFGKLFYRDIKIYLFPMKDPNTGEIINSENLKVHPRMKELYKFFKFNGKVVDIKDYDETHLNIFSKEILSMIEKGDSGWQELLPEGVAEIIMKKELFGYNQNIKHKNK; encoded by the coding sequence ATGAGCGTCATTATCCAAGGAGATAGAGATATTCCTATTGAAGATGTGCCTTCAACCTTAGCAAAAGCTTTGAGAATCAATCTGAATGAGAACATTTATGGTACCTTTGCCGAAATCGGAGCAGGGCAAGAAACCGTGCGACATTTTTTCAGAGCGGGTGCAGCTTCCGGTACTATTGCCAAAGCGATGAGTGCCTATGACAAGGAAGTAAGTGACGCAGTCTATGGAGTTGAAAAAGACGGCAGATACGTTACTGAAAGCCGACTCAAAAAAATGCTTGATTATGAAATCAAACTAATAGAAACTCGCTTAACCAGAAAAAATCATCCCAATAAAGTGTTTTTTTCGTATGCGAATACCGTAACCACGATTGATTTTTCAAAACGGAAAAAAGGACACGGATGGGTTGGAATACGTTTTCAAACGCAGCCACAAGGCGAATACAATGAAATAATCATTCACATTCGTTTTCATCAAAATGAAGCTCGAGCCCAACAGGAAACTTTGGGTGTTTTGGGAGTGAATTTAATTTATGGGGCTTTTTACAAGACCTCAAAACCTGAAAAGATATTAAAGTATTTATACGACCATATCGACAAGGATTTGATTGAAATTGATATGGTTAATTTCTCTGGCCCTGATTTCAAAGACGTTGATAACAGGTTAATTAGCCTGCAACTTATCAAAAACGGGATGACGGAAGCCGTAATGTTTGGTCCCGATGGGAAAAATATTCTTCCTGCGGAACAACTTTACAAGAAAAATATTCTTACTTTGAGAGGAAGTTTCAGACCTGTAACTAAGGTAAATATGGATATGTACCAAAAATCATTGGAGATGTTTCTCAATGAAAATAAGGTGAACCCGGCACGTACTGAGGTTATTTTTGAAATTACACTTTCCAATCTCATCTCCGGAGGTGAATTGAATGAGCAAGATTTTATGGACAGAGCCAGATTGTTGTGTTCTTTAGGACAGAAAGTACTGATTTCCAACTTTAAAGAATACTATCGCGTAGTTGAGTATTTTTCAAATTATACTCATTCACGAATGGGATTAGCAATGGGAGTAAGTAATTTGATTGCCATTTTTGATGAAAAATATTACCGACATTTGAGCGGCGGAATTCTGGAAGCTTTCGGAAAATTATTCTATCGGGATATAAAAATTTATCTGTTCCCGATGAAAGACCCAAACACCGGAGAAATAATCAACAGCGAGAATTTAAAAGTTCATCCGCGTATGAAGGAATTATACAAATTTTTCAAATTCAACGGAAAAGTCGTGGACATCAAAGACTACGACGAAACGCACCTTAACATCTTTTCAAAAGAAATACTTTCAATGATTGAAAAAGGTGATTCAGGATGGCAAGAATTACTTCCTGAGGGAGTTGCGGAAATCATTATGAAAAAAGAATTATTCGGATATAACCAAAATATTAAACATAAAAATAAGTAA
- a CDS encoding YtxH domain-containing protein, protein MTKTGNILLALVTGVAIGTGVGILFAPDKGEDTRRKIKDSVDKKTSKLKKEMDKLAREVKGKSSEIKGSLEENIESLLAKSEYKTDEVIKLLDKKLNDLKKTVKS, encoded by the coding sequence ATGACAAAAACAGGAAACATTTTATTAGCATTAGTAACAGGTGTTGCTATCGGAACTGGAGTAGGAATTTTGTTCGCTCCCGATAAAGGAGAAGACACTCGCAGAAAAATCAAAGATTCTGTCGATAAAAAAACTTCCAAATTGAAAAAGGAAATGGACAAATTGGCTCGTGAAGTGAAAGGAAAATCTTCCGAAATCAAAGGTTCATTGGAGGAGAACATCGAAAGCTTGTTGGCTAAATCAGAATACAAAACTGATGAAGTTATTAAGCTTTTAGATAAAAAATTGAACGATTTAAAGAAAACGGTTAAATCCTAA
- a CDS encoding YtxH domain-containing protein, with translation MAKTGNVLLALVTGVAIGAGAGILFAPNKGEETRQKIKDSVDKKTSKMKKKMDKLAREVKGKSAEIKGSLEENIESLLAKSEYKTDEVIKLLDKKLNDLRKTVKS, from the coding sequence ATGGCAAAAACAGGAAATGTTTTATTGGCGTTAGTAACAGGTGTTGCTATCGGAGCTGGAGCTGGTATTTTATTTGCTCCGAACAAAGGAGAGGAAACTCGTCAAAAAATCAAAGATTCAGTTGATAAAAAAACGTCCAAAATGAAAAAGAAAATGGACAAATTGGCTCGTGAAGTAAAAGGAAAATCTGCCGAAATCAAAGGTTCTTTGGAAGAAAACATTGAAAGTTTATTGGCTAAATCAGAATACAAAACTGATGAAGTTATTAAACTTTTGGACAAAAAATTAAACGATTTAAGAAAAACAGTTAAATCCTAA
- a CDS encoding YtxH domain-containing protein, which yields MAKTGNVLLALVTGAVIGAGAGILFAPDKGKNTRRKIKDSVDETTSRLKYKIDALSQEVREKSSEFKGTLEDKVENLLSKSSHKAEDVITVLEKKLAALKEANAKLQK from the coding sequence ATGGCAAAAACAGGAAATGTTTTATTGGCTTTGGTAACAGGAGCTGTTATCGGAGCTGGGGCTGGTATTTTGTTTGCTCCGGACAAAGGAAAAAATACTCGTAGAAAAATCAAAGATTCTGTTGATGAAACTACATCAAGATTGAAGTACAAAATAGATGCTTTAAGTCAAGAAGTTAGAGAAAAATCTTCAGAATTTAAAGGTACTTTGGAAGATAAAGTTGAGAATTTATTATCTAAATCAAGCCACAAGGCTGAAGATGTTATTACTGTTTTAGAAAAAAAATTAGCTGCTTTAAAGGAAGCAAACGCTAAATTACAGAAATAA
- a CDS encoding DUF6327 family protein, giving the protein MITKNKKYQSFEEIETDLKILKLKKQIDGLYLKNNVSDLKDNLSVKNIVSNTFTNIGFSFLNPKKRWMNLIVDYAIYFLLRRKR; this is encoded by the coding sequence ATGATTACGAAGAATAAAAAATATCAATCATTTGAAGAGATTGAAACTGACCTTAAAATCCTGAAACTAAAAAAACAGATAGATGGGCTTTATCTAAAAAACAATGTTTCGGATTTAAAAGATAATCTTTCTGTGAAAAATATTGTTTCAAACACGTTCACAAACATAGGTTTTTCATTTCTGAATCCTAAGAAAAGATGGATGAACCTGATTGTGGATTATGCAATATATTTTTTACTGAGAAGAAAAAGATAA
- the rodA gene encoding rod shape-determining protein RodA, protein MKRSLIKNLDWLSILCYLLLVCIGWVAIFSTTYNEINTTSLFDINQFYGKQFLFIGLSFLLIIFILAIDPKFYENFSIVFYIVSLVILAGLFVFGKETNGAKSWYAIGSVTIQPSEFAKVATALFFSKYLSDIHTDIRQTKDLFRALFILILPAVLILLQPDVGSLLVFFSLVFVLYREGMPSYLLFYLSITALIFVATLKFGSIFVIIASGLSIWLYAFWHKKRTNRIPFQNIFILSLICLTTSLSTKPIFDNVLKQHHRNRLSLWLRLEQDPQKISQMRRDFGYNTYMSESAITSGGIFGKGFLEGTRTKGSFVPEQHTDYIFTTLGEEWGLIGTLTVIVLFTFLLLRLIFLAERQKSSFSRIYGYCVASILFVHFCVNVGMVIGLIPTIGIPLPFFSYGGSGLWAFTILLFIFLRLDANRIYNW, encoded by the coding sequence ATGAAGCGAAGCCTCATAAAAAATCTAGATTGGTTATCCATTTTGTGCTATTTACTTTTAGTTTGTATTGGTTGGGTTGCCATTTTTTCAACAACTTACAATGAGATTAATACTACATCTCTTTTTGACATCAATCAGTTTTATGGCAAACAATTCCTCTTCATAGGTCTTAGTTTTCTGCTGATTATCTTTATCTTAGCTATTGACCCGAAATTTTACGAAAACTTTTCGATAGTTTTTTATATCGTCAGTCTTGTAATACTTGCAGGTTTGTTCGTATTTGGAAAAGAAACCAACGGTGCAAAATCGTGGTATGCCATAGGTTCCGTAACAATTCAACCAAGTGAATTTGCCAAAGTAGCCACAGCCTTATTTTTTTCCAAATATTTAAGTGATATTCACACCGATATAAGGCAAACTAAAGATTTATTCCGAGCATTATTCATACTAATTTTACCCGCTGTACTAATTTTACTACAACCTGACGTTGGTAGTTTATTGGTTTTCTTTTCGTTAGTCTTTGTTTTGTATCGTGAGGGAATGCCTTCTTACCTGCTCTTTTATCTAAGTATTACGGCTTTAATTTTTGTTGCTACGCTTAAATTCGGAAGTATTTTTGTTATCATTGCGTCTGGGTTATCAATTTGGCTTTATGCTTTTTGGCATAAAAAACGTACTAACAGAATCCCTTTTCAAAATATATTTATCTTATCATTAATATGTTTAACAACCTCATTATCAACAAAACCTATTTTTGATAACGTACTGAAACAACACCATCGAAATAGGTTAAGTTTGTGGCTGCGTTTAGAGCAAGACCCACAGAAAATCAGCCAAATGCGAAGAGATTTCGGATATAACACTTATATGTCCGAATCGGCAATTACCTCCGGAGGAATTTTCGGAAAAGGATTTCTGGAAGGAACTCGAACCAAAGGAAGTTTTGTTCCCGAGCAACATACTGACTACATTTTCACCACTTTAGGAGAAGAATGGGGGCTCATCGGTACTTTAACAGTAATTGTTCTGTTTACTTTTTTACTCTTGCGACTGATATTTCTGGCAGAAAGGCAAAAATCAAGTTTTAGTAGAATTTACGGCTACTGTGTGGCTTCCATATTATTTGTCCATTTTTGCGTAAATGTAGGAATGGTTATTGGGCTGATTCCTACCATTGGCATACCTCTTCCATTTTTTAGTTATGGTGGCTCGGGCTTGTGGGCTTTTACCATTTTATTGTTTATTTTCTTGCGACTTGATGCCAACCGAATTTACAATTGGTAA
- a CDS encoding sigma-54-dependent transcriptional regulator, which produces MPKILIIEDEPAIRRVLKKILLDENKEYEVDEAPDGAEGLEKIKKEDYDLVLCDIKMPKLDGMEVLTSTKKIKPEIPFVMISGHGDLETAVNTMKLGAYDYISKPPDLNRLLNTVRNALDKKELVVENKRLKKKINKNYEMIGESDALQQIRQIIEKVAPTEARVLITGSNGTGKELVAHALHEKSERAGAPMVEVNCAAIPSELIESELFGHIKGAFTSAVKDRAGKFEAAHNGTIFLDEIGDMSLSAQAKVLRALQENKISRVGSDKDINVDVRVIAATNKDLKKEISEGRFREDLYHRLAVILIKVPSLNERRDDIPLLISHFSEKISEEQGISPKKFDKKAIELLQKQDWTGNIRELRNVVERLIILGGKEISEDDVKSFAGK; this is translated from the coding sequence ATGCCTAAAATATTAATCATTGAAGATGAACCGGCTATCCGAAGAGTACTCAAAAAAATTTTATTAGACGAGAATAAAGAGTACGAAGTAGATGAGGCTCCCGATGGGGCAGAAGGCTTGGAAAAAATCAAAAAGGAAGATTACGATTTGGTTTTGTGCGATATAAAAATGCCAAAATTGGATGGAATGGAAGTCCTTACTTCCACGAAGAAAATTAAGCCTGAAATTCCGTTTGTGATGATTTCAGGACACGGAGATTTGGAAACCGCCGTAAATACAATGAAATTAGGAGCTTATGATTATATATCAAAGCCACCGGATTTGAATCGTTTGTTGAACACTGTCCGTAATGCGTTGGATAAGAAGGAATTAGTTGTTGAAAATAAGCGTTTGAAAAAGAAAATCAACAAAAATTACGAAATGATTGGCGAGAGCGACGCCTTGCAACAAATTCGCCAGATTATCGAAAAAGTAGCTCCTACGGAGGCGCGTGTGTTAATAACTGGCTCAAACGGAACGGGTAAAGAGTTGGTGGCACACGCTTTACACGAAAAAAGTGAACGTGCCGGAGCTCCGATGGTGGAAGTTAATTGTGCAGCAATTCCTTCTGAATTAATTGAAAGTGAGTTGTTTGGTCATATAAAAGGAGCATTTACATCAGCTGTTAAAGACCGTGCCGGAAAGTTTGAGGCGGCTCATAACGGAACAATTTTTTTGGATGAAATTGGTGATATGAGTTTGTCCGCACAAGCTAAAGTGTTGAGAGCCTTACAAGAAAATAAGATTTCACGCGTGGGAAGCGATAAGGATATTAATGTAGATGTTCGTGTGATTGCTGCCACTAACAAGGATTTGAAAAAGGAAATTTCAGAAGGACGTTTTCGAGAAGATTTGTACCATCGGCTTGCTGTTATTCTGATAAAAGTTCCTTCCTTGAATGAAAGGCGTGATGATATTCCTCTTTTGATAAGTCATTTTTCTGAAAAAATTTCGGAAGAACAAGGAATTTCTCCTAAAAAGTTTGATAAAAAAGCAATTGAATTGTTGCAAAAACAAGATTGGACAGGAAATATTCGCGAGCTTCGTAATGTGGTAGAGCGTCTGATAATCCTTGGAGGCAAGGAAATTTCCGAAGATGATGTGAAAAGCTTTGCAGGAAAATAA
- a CDS encoding thioredoxin family protein translates to MMKKIIAIAAFVLVNVNLLSAQEIKWMTFNEAIAAQKKNPKKIFMDVYTVWCGPCQQLEKKTFKNKDVVNYINENYYAVKFNGEGNEVVDYKGQKFENKGYDPARAERRNASHPFASYLQIQAYPTMLFFDEKGEFLQPLRGYFSPTEIEIFLKLFAKDDFKNIKSQEDFQKYQANFKGTFKE, encoded by the coding sequence ATGATGAAGAAAATTATTGCAATCGCTGCTTTTGTTTTGGTAAATGTAAACTTATTGTCAGCCCAAGAAATAAAATGGATGACTTTCAATGAAGCTATTGCAGCTCAGAAAAAGAATCCTAAGAAAATTTTTATGGATGTTTACACAGTTTGGTGCGGACCTTGCCAGCAGTTGGAAAAGAAAACCTTTAAAAACAAAGATGTAGTAAATTACATCAATGAGAATTACTACGCGGTTAAATTCAATGGAGAAGGAAACGAAGTGGTAGATTACAAAGGTCAGAAATTTGAAAATAAAGGATATGACCCTGCCAGAGCTGAACGCAGAAATGCATCGCACCCGTTTGCAAGTTATTTGCAGATTCAGGCGTACCCAACAATGCTGTTTTTTGATGAGAAAGGTGAATTCCTTCAACCACTTAGGGGGTATTTTTCGCCAACTGAAATAGAAATATTTTTGAAATTATTTGCTAAAGATGATTTTAAAAATATCAAATCTCAAGAAGATTTCCAAAAGTATCAAGCTAATTTTAAAGGAACATTTAAAGAATAA